In Nitrospira sp., a single genomic region encodes these proteins:
- the glgP gene encoding alpha-glucan family phosphorylase, with amino-acid sequence MTEHLPMMLRALPEELKSLAELALDVRWTWVHSSDKLWAMLDPEVWEQTRNPRSVLQYVRHERLAQAAHDPEFREELQQVVAARRNYLAERGWCRERYPGQALKTIAYFSMEFGLGETLPLYAGGLGMLAGDVLKIASDLDVPLVGIGLLYQEGYFRQILDSNGWQVEAFPYNDPLSLPVQPVVLSTGEWLRVPLELPGRTVFLRVWSAQVGRVKLYLLDSNDPLNSAADRGITSKLYDARPELRLVQEMVLGIGGWRVLVALEIEVEICHLNEGHPAFAVLERARAAMERTGQSFAEALCATRAGNVFTTHTPIAAGFDVFSAGLMQRYFREYVAQLGITMDALLRLGQTHPQNAEEPFTMAALAMRGSLLVNGVSKLHGAVSRRLFQPLYPQWPEHEVPVVSVTNGVHVPSWDSEGAERLWTEACGREWWQGVLDDLPKAIRRRSDEDLWRLRAQGRQALVDYARQRLVHQYQLLGADPEAVSAIRQALDPQTLTLGFARRFTAYKRPTLLLHDPERLTRLLNHSERPVQLVVAGKAHPQDEEGKRLVQQFVRFARSAVVRQRVIFLADYDMVLAQHLVEGVDVWINTPRRPWEACGTSGMKVLVNGGLNLSELDGWWAEAYSPEVGWALGDGREHDDPAWDAVEAGQLYDLLEREIVPEFYARDARGIPVGWVARIRESMGRLTTLFSSSRMLREYVETLYLPATRNYRKRIEDGGSLVKDLLTWQATLDQHWSRIRFGEARITRDGSSWRFIVPVYFDGMDPASVRVEIYADPDEDQDRLCQPLVRDETTSTAPGWHLYYGSVQSERPPDHFTPRVVAAHPEAAVPLEDHHILWAR; translated from the coding sequence ATGACTGAGCACCTACCCATGATGCTTCGCGCACTGCCTGAAGAATTGAAGTCCCTCGCGGAACTGGCGCTCGATGTCAGATGGACGTGGGTTCATAGCAGCGACAAGCTGTGGGCCATGCTCGATCCCGAGGTCTGGGAGCAGACGCGTAATCCTCGTTCAGTGCTTCAGTATGTCCGGCACGAACGGTTGGCACAGGCGGCGCACGATCCGGAGTTCAGAGAGGAACTGCAACAGGTTGTCGCAGCGAGGCGCAACTATTTAGCCGAACGCGGCTGGTGTCGCGAGCGCTATCCCGGGCAGGCGCTCAAGACGATCGCCTATTTCAGCATGGAGTTCGGGCTGGGCGAGACGCTGCCGCTCTATGCGGGGGGGCTGGGAATGCTGGCAGGGGACGTGCTCAAAATCGCGAGCGATCTGGACGTGCCGCTCGTCGGCATCGGTCTGCTCTATCAAGAAGGCTACTTCCGCCAAATTCTGGATTCGAACGGCTGGCAAGTCGAAGCCTTTCCATATAATGATCCTCTGAGTCTGCCGGTTCAACCGGTCGTGCTGTCCACCGGCGAATGGCTTCGTGTGCCGCTCGAACTGCCGGGACGCACCGTATTTCTTCGTGTCTGGTCCGCGCAGGTCGGGCGGGTGAAGTTGTATTTGCTGGACAGTAACGATCCGCTCAACAGCGCCGCCGACCGGGGCATCACGAGTAAGCTGTACGATGCCCGGCCGGAGCTTCGCCTCGTTCAGGAAATGGTGTTGGGTATCGGCGGGTGGCGCGTGCTCGTCGCCCTGGAGATCGAGGTGGAGATCTGTCATCTGAACGAAGGACATCCGGCGTTTGCCGTGTTGGAGCGAGCCCGGGCCGCCATGGAGCGAACCGGACAGTCCTTCGCCGAAGCCTTGTGCGCCACGCGGGCCGGCAACGTGTTCACCACGCATACTCCAATCGCCGCTGGATTCGATGTCTTCTCGGCGGGCTTGATGCAACGCTACTTCCGCGAGTATGTCGCGCAGTTGGGAATAACGATGGACGCGCTGCTTCGCTTGGGACAGACGCATCCGCAGAATGCGGAGGAACCCTTCACGATGGCGGCGCTGGCCATGCGAGGAAGCCTGTTGGTGAACGGGGTCAGCAAACTGCACGGGGCGGTCAGCCGCCGACTGTTCCAACCGCTCTACCCACAGTGGCCCGAGCACGAGGTGCCGGTTGTGTCCGTGACCAACGGGGTGCATGTGCCGTCGTGGGATTCGGAGGGGGCGGAACGACTCTGGACAGAGGCGTGCGGCAGGGAGTGGTGGCAAGGTGTGTTGGACGATCTTCCCAAAGCGATCCGCAGGCGGTCGGACGAGGATCTCTGGAGATTGCGCGCGCAAGGTCGCCAGGCGCTCGTGGACTATGCGCGCCAGCGGCTGGTGCACCAATATCAGTTGCTCGGCGCCGATCCCGAGGCGGTCTCGGCGATCCGGCAGGCCCTCGACCCCCAGACCCTGACCCTCGGATTCGCCCGGCGGTTCACCGCCTACAAACGTCCCACGTTGCTGCTCCATGATCCCGAGCGGTTGACCCGGCTTCTGAATCATTCCGAGCGACCGGTCCAACTCGTCGTGGCGGGAAAGGCTCATCCGCAGGATGAAGAAGGCAAGCGGCTCGTTCAACAGTTCGTGCGGTTCGCGCGTTCGGCGGTGGTCCGTCAGCGGGTCATTTTTCTTGCGGATTACGACATGGTCTTGGCTCAGCATCTGGTGGAGGGCGTGGACGTGTGGATCAACACGCCGAGGCGTCCGTGGGAAGCGTGCGGGACGAGCGGGATGAAGGTGCTGGTCAACGGCGGACTCAACCTTTCCGAACTCGATGGTTGGTGGGCCGAGGCCTATTCGCCGGAGGTGGGCTGGGCGCTCGGAGACGGCCGGGAACACGATGATCCCGCGTGGGATGCGGTCGAGGCAGGGCAGCTCTATGATCTGCTGGAACGAGAGATTGTGCCGGAGTTCTATGCCCGAGACGCACGAGGCATCCCCGTCGGCTGGGTCGCCAGGATCAGGGAAAGCATGGGCAGGCTCACGACCTTGTTCAGCAGCAGTCGCATGTTGCGCGAGTATGTGGAGACCCTCTACCTTCCGGCGACCCGGAACTATCGGAAGCGGATCGAGGACGGCGGGAGCCTGGTGAAGGATCTACTGACGTGGCAAGCGACGCTGGATCAACACTGGTCTCGCATCCGGTTCGGAGAAGCGCGGATCACGCGTGATGGAAGCTCGTGGCGCTTCATCGTGCCGGTTTACTTCGACGGGATGGACCCTGCCTCTGTTCGGGTCGAAATCTATGCGGATCCGGACGAAGACCAAGATCGTCTATGTCAACCGCTGGTCAGGGATGAAACGACATCAACCGCACCGGGCTGGCATCTATATTATGGAAGCGTCCAGTCTGAGCGGCCGCCCGATCACTTCACTCCTCGCGTCGTAGCGGCCCACCCGGAGGCGGCGGTCCCGCTTGAAGATCACCATATCCTTTGGGCCAGGTAG
- a CDS encoding response regulator transcription factor, with protein MFKILVADDFPILREGVKEVLSKVMPVTIGEASDIPEMLRLVRTQPWDILVLDINFPGGSSIDALREVRRDYPNLPVLVLSMYPEEQYALRMFKAGANGYLTKTAIPGELVQAIKKVLGGGRYVTPHVGEQLAMAVGFPTPRRDQLSNRELEVLRLIASGKPCSEIAAQFSLSVTTIITYRARILEKLHLKNNMELTRYALEQKLVM; from the coding sequence ATGTTTAAGATCCTGGTGGCGGATGACTTTCCCATCTTACGGGAAGGCGTCAAAGAGGTTCTGAGCAAAGTCATGCCCGTCACGATCGGGGAAGCCAGTGACATCCCCGAAATGCTCCGACTCGTCCGGACTCAGCCCTGGGACATCCTTGTCCTGGATATCAATTTTCCGGGAGGAAGCTCCATCGACGCCCTCCGGGAGGTCAGACGCGACTATCCCAACCTTCCGGTCTTGGTGTTGAGCATGTACCCGGAGGAGCAGTATGCGCTGAGGATGTTCAAAGCCGGCGCCAATGGCTATCTGACGAAAACGGCCATCCCCGGTGAATTGGTACAGGCCATCAAGAAAGTCCTTGGAGGCGGACGATATGTCACCCCTCACGTCGGCGAGCAACTGGCCATGGCCGTCGGATTTCCCACTCCGCGCCGCGACCAACTCAGCAACCGCGAGTTGGAGGTCTTGCGGCTGATCGCGTCCGGTAAGCCGTGCTCGGAGATCGCCGCCCAATTCTCGTTGAGCGTGACCACGATCATCACCTACCGAGCCCGCATCCTCGAGAAACTTCACCTGAAAAACAACATGGAACTCACGCGGTACGCGTTGGAACAGAAATTGGTCATGTGA
- a CDS encoding PAS domain S-box protein, with amino-acid sequence MQDTQVFVEWKRFLSGSPTDIAVRPVILDSWTRCVRFGMSAEPQSINPQRVADDELAQRLQNNDELVETTRRYLRLISTALEPIKHAAYLVDRQGIVLESCGNAPDLSRNVGLLPGYDWSERAMGTNGPGTALATGRPVAVIGAEHFMRCLHDCASAAAPVHDASGAVIGALTVATSATDAAPDRLQLVVQFAAAIEQEAASVGRSKEVIRRIRDQRARLERQLTNCSWTGAAFMSKEPACRELIDLLPVAVYVCDADGVIIHYNRRAAQFWGREPRCGDPVERFCGAAKLYLPDGSLLSHDRAPIAEALRTGLPQQSRELIVERPDGSRVFVLANPIPIKDKDGQVTGALNCLLDVTELKRTEEALKESEARTRAILNHTLDAVIGMDERGAITYWNSRAEVIFGWTCHEAVGRRLSELIIPTRYRERHQRGLRHFLATGHGPFLNQRIETTALNRDGKEFPVELILAAFSENGTYTFHAFIEDITNRKEAEDQLQQSIKQLRMLSRRIQEVKEEEQARLAREIHDQLGVQMTMLKLDLAGMGDLLAGPDVRTAATALRGKIDAMDKTLDQTIAIVQRVTADLRPGVLDDLGLLAAIEWQAKTFTSRTGIHCEVITDTDDPQIDPKKATALFRICQEALTNIARHAQATHVIVRIGETLGQMLLEIEDDGRGIPPEKLSDRASLGLLGMRERAEILGGEFHVSGNHGQGTIITIRMPTARAQRDEAVQTL; translated from the coding sequence ATGCAAGACACCCAAGTTTTTGTGGAATGGAAGCGATTTCTCTCCGGCTCGCCGACCGACATCGCGGTGCGTCCGGTCATCCTGGATTCATGGACTCGTTGCGTTCGATTTGGAATGTCCGCCGAACCTCAATCGATCAACCCGCAGCGAGTCGCCGACGACGAGCTTGCCCAGCGCCTGCAAAACAACGACGAGCTGGTTGAGACCACCCGACGATACCTCCGCCTGATCTCAACGGCCCTCGAACCGATCAAGCACGCGGCCTATCTTGTCGATCGTCAAGGCATTGTCTTGGAGAGCTGCGGGAACGCTCCGGATCTCAGTCGTAACGTTGGACTCCTTCCTGGCTATGACTGGTCGGAACGCGCGATGGGAACCAACGGCCCAGGGACGGCGTTGGCGACGGGCCGGCCCGTTGCGGTGATCGGCGCCGAACACTTCATGCGTTGCCTGCACGATTGCGCGTCCGCCGCCGCACCCGTTCATGATGCGTCCGGAGCCGTCATCGGAGCGCTCACGGTCGCCACCTCCGCAACGGACGCGGCGCCGGATCGTCTGCAACTCGTCGTTCAATTCGCCGCCGCGATCGAGCAGGAGGCGGCCTCAGTCGGCCGCAGCAAGGAGGTCATCCGGCGCATCCGAGACCAGCGCGCGAGACTGGAACGGCAACTGACGAACTGCTCCTGGACCGGGGCGGCCTTCATGAGTAAAGAGCCGGCCTGCCGCGAGTTGATCGATTTGCTCCCGGTCGCCGTCTACGTCTGTGATGCGGATGGAGTCATCATCCACTACAACCGGCGCGCCGCGCAGTTCTGGGGCCGTGAGCCTCGATGCGGCGACCCTGTCGAGCGGTTTTGCGGGGCGGCCAAACTTTACCTTCCGGATGGGAGCCTGCTCTCCCACGATCGCGCTCCCATCGCGGAGGCTCTGCGCACCGGACTCCCTCAGCAGAGCCGCGAATTGATCGTCGAGCGACCTGATGGATCGCGTGTCTTCGTGCTCGCCAATCCGATTCCGATCAAGGACAAGGATGGACAAGTCACGGGCGCGCTCAATTGCCTGCTTGACGTCACTGAACTCAAGCGAACCGAAGAAGCGTTGAAAGAGAGCGAGGCGCGGACAAGGGCCATTCTGAATCACACGTTGGACGCCGTCATCGGAATGGACGAGCGGGGAGCGATCACCTATTGGAACTCGCGCGCCGAAGTGATCTTCGGCTGGACCTGCCACGAGGCCGTCGGCCGCCGACTCTCCGAGTTGATCATTCCGACCCGCTACCGGGAGAGGCATCAGCGCGGCCTGCGGCATTTTCTCGCGACCGGCCATGGCCCGTTTCTGAACCAACGCATCGAGACGACCGCGTTGAACCGTGACGGCAAGGAGTTCCCCGTGGAACTCATCCTCGCCGCGTTTAGCGAGAACGGAACATATACCTTCCACGCCTTCATCGAAGACATTACCAATCGAAAAGAAGCAGAAGACCAATTACAGCAGTCGATCAAGCAATTGCGTATGCTCTCCAGGCGCATCCAGGAGGTGAAGGAAGAAGAGCAAGCCAGGCTTGCTCGAGAGATCCACGATCAATTGGGGGTCCAGATGACCATGTTGAAGCTGGACCTCGCAGGAATGGGTGATTTGCTCGCCGGCCCGGATGTCCGAACGGCGGCGACCGCCTTACGCGGCAAGATCGACGCGATGGATAAAACGCTGGATCAGACCATTGCGATCGTCCAACGTGTCACCGCCGATCTTCGCCCCGGCGTGCTGGACGACCTCGGTCTTTTAGCCGCGATCGAGTGGCAGGCCAAAACGTTCACGTCTCGAACCGGAATTCATTGCGAGGTGATCACCGACACGGACGATCCGCAGATTGATCCCAAAAAAGCCACGGCGTTGTTTCGTATCTGCCAAGAAGCCCTCACGAATATCGCTCGACATGCTCAGGCGACCCATGTCATTGTTCGAATCGGCGAGACCCTAGGACAGATGCTGCTTGAGATAGAGGACGACGGTCGAGGCATTCCCCCCGAGAAACTCTCTGACCGCGCCTCGCTCGGACTGCTCGGCATGCGCGAGCGGGCGGAAATCCTCGGAGGAGAATTCCATGTTTCGGGAAACCACGGCCAGGGGACGATCATCACGATTCGAATGCCGACCGCTCGCGCGCAACGGGATGAGGCGGTCCAGACTCTGTGA
- a CDS encoding universal stress protein, with protein MKPKFLVSPSAPQRLLRKRADRSTFNSKVEGRSSTDLSDLPMRILVAVDGSKDSTRAVKYVGRLLRSTPGVSVTLFHVLNPLPPILREHGGSEDPVREEQLGRQLRRERKDWYRKEQRLESPILSKARRAIETTGFRGSRIHLKFGYEDDVAGAILEEARTGRYGTLVVGRRGVSGLKKLFFGGITRRLLQQASGCAVWVVE; from the coding sequence ATGAAACCGAAGTTCCTTGTCTCGCCTTCCGCCCCTCAACGTCTGTTGCGGAAGCGAGCCGACCGGAGCACATTCAACAGCAAAGTCGAGGGGCGGTCCTCAACCGATCTGAGCGACCTTCCGATGCGGATTCTGGTTGCGGTTGACGGCTCCAAGGATTCAACGCGAGCCGTGAAATATGTGGGACGGCTCCTGCGCTCCACTCCCGGCGTGAGCGTGACGCTCTTTCATGTGCTGAACCCGCTGCCACCGATTTTGCGTGAGCACGGAGGGTCCGAAGATCCTGTTCGTGAGGAACAGTTGGGCAGGCAACTCAGGAGAGAGCGAAAGGACTGGTACCGGAAGGAGCAGAGACTGGAATCTCCTATTCTGTCGAAAGCTCGCCGGGCGATCGAGACCACGGGGTTTCGCGGCTCCCGGATTCACCTGAAGTTCGGATATGAAGACGATGTGGCCGGAGCTATTCTCGAAGAGGCTCGAACGGGCCGTTACGGTACGCTGGTGGTCGGCCGGCGCGGCGTTTCCGGCCTGAAAAAACTCTTTTTCGGTGGTATCACGCGGCGGCTCTTGCAACAGGCGAGCGGATGCGCCGTCTGGGTCGTCGAGTGA
- a CDS encoding XRE family transcriptional regulator: MNLKGLIYRELGEGLTERGLAEAVGVPLRTITNILADRSPNDPAVWEHFAKYFRMDADFLRTGVSARERTTVELSAKTHDSATGQIRKVPLLHWDHMGQILTSNRLPEVLHAEAMIEATDVSGTRTFALKVQDDSMEPLFSKGEMIFVNPDLEWKPGDYVIARYREGNSDAMLLRQVKRIGSQCILHPQNRRYDDLPVTNRDAVRGKVVRLRKNL; the protein is encoded by the coding sequence TTGAATCTCAAAGGCCTCATCTATAGGGAATTGGGTGAAGGGTTGACTGAAAGAGGATTGGCCGAGGCAGTCGGCGTCCCTCTGCGAACAATTACGAATATCCTTGCCGATAGAAGCCCGAACGACCCTGCGGTCTGGGAACACTTTGCGAAATATTTTCGAATGGATGCGGACTTCCTGCGCACCGGGGTGTCTGCGCGCGAGAGAACGACGGTTGAACTATCGGCCAAGACACATGATTCCGCGACAGGTCAAATCCGAAAGGTTCCCCTGCTGCACTGGGATCACATGGGTCAGATCTTGACAAGCAACAGACTCCCCGAGGTGCTCCATGCCGAGGCGATGATCGAGGCGACGGATGTATCGGGCACGCGCACGTTCGCTCTGAAAGTCCAGGACGACTCGATGGAGCCTCTGTTCAGCAAAGGAGAGATGATATTCGTCAATCCCGACCTCGAGTGGAAGCCCGGCGACTATGTCATCGCCCGTTACCGGGAGGGAAATTCTGACGCCATGCTCCTTCGTCAAGTCAAACGCATCGGCAGTCAATGTATTCTCCATCCGCAGAACCGGAGGTATGACGATCTTCCGGTGACGAACCGGGACGCCGTGCGTGGAAAGGTCGTCCGGCTGAGAAAGAATCTGTGA
- a CDS encoding CBS domain-containing protein, whose protein sequence is MNKPGVPVGGLKTVGQIDATNPLVFHAGQDGMEVALALLSTHTAGAPVVDAHGKYLGFINEFDVMKSLDAGHDLNKLSAEQIMRKDRLVISLSTAITHAAKVMQEHRVVSLPVERDGVVAYSVTRHDLLRARIGLGVGMGLEP, encoded by the coding sequence ATGAACAAGCCAGGCGTCCCAGTCGGCGGGCTCAAGACCGTGGGTCAGATTGATGCCACCAATCCGTTGGTGTTTCATGCCGGGCAGGACGGCATGGAGGTCGCGCTGGCGTTGTTATCGACCCACACGGCCGGCGCCCCGGTGGTGGATGCCCATGGCAAGTATCTCGGGTTCATCAATGAATTCGATGTCATGAAATCGCTCGATGCGGGCCATGATCTGAACAAGCTGTCGGCGGAGCAGATCATGCGCAAGGATCGACTGGTGATCTCCCTCTCGACGGCAATTACCCACGCGGCGAAGGTGATGCAGGAGCATCGGGTGGTAAGCCTGCCGGTCGAGCGTGACGGAGTAGTCGCGTACTCCGTCACCCGGCACGATCTCCTACGGGCGCGAATCGGTCTAGGGGTGGGTATGGGCCTTGAACCCTAA
- a CDS encoding FAD-dependent oxidoreductase, translating to MSVEAWSTTYRVKLIDRYEVAENTMAFRFEKPAHFTFTPGQFIDMTLVDSPETDAKGNKRTFSIASSPEDDILMVATRLRNTAFKRVLRTMSLGTQVSIEGPFGDLILHTDATRPAVFLAGGIGITPFRSILLHAAKAELSHHLVLIYSNRRPEDAAFFDELEALQRDNPRYTFVGTMTQAEHSYRSWQGERGKVSRHMLDKLLKDLVGPIYYVAGPPRMVGSLQSMLTEAGVKNEDIRAEEFFGY from the coding sequence ATGAGCGTTGAAGCGTGGTCCACCACGTACCGGGTGAAACTGATTGATCGCTACGAGGTGGCCGAGAACACCATGGCCTTTCGCTTCGAGAAGCCGGCGCATTTTACGTTCACGCCGGGTCAGTTCATCGACATGACCCTGGTGGATTCTCCAGAAACGGACGCAAAGGGCAATAAAAGAACCTTCTCGATCGCAAGCAGTCCCGAAGACGACATCCTGATGGTGGCGACAAGGTTGCGCAACACGGCGTTCAAGCGCGTGTTACGAACCATGTCTCTTGGTACTCAGGTCTCCATCGAAGGTCCGTTCGGCGACTTGATCCTCCATACTGATGCGACGCGGCCTGCGGTGTTCCTGGCCGGGGGTATCGGCATTACGCCGTTTCGGAGCATCCTCTTGCATGCGGCGAAAGCGGAACTCTCTCATCACCTGGTCCTCATTTACTCGAATCGGCGGCCTGAAGACGCAGCATTCTTTGATGAGCTTGAAGCCCTGCAACGAGACAATCCGCGGTACACGTTCGTCGGAACCATGACCCAGGCGGAGCACTCGTATCGTTCCTGGCAGGGTGAACGGGGCAAGGTGAGTCGGCACATGTTGGACAAACTCCTGAAGGACCTCGTCGGTCCCATTTACTACGTGGCCGGACCTCCGAGAATGGTCGGCAGCCTGCAGAGCATGCTCACAGAGGCCGGCGTCAAGAACGAAGACATCCGAGCCGAGGAATTCTTCGGCTATTGA
- a CDS encoding glutaredoxin domain-containing protein yields the protein MLELYQFEECEYSAQVRLKMSEWVIDCILRNVSKDKSKRERLKRISGHNETPTLVDSSCGVIIAGDEKKIIEHLRRFHRRKNTKSGSTRRA from the coding sequence ATGCTCGAGCTGTATCAGTTTGAAGAATGCGAGTACAGCGCGCAGGTTCGCCTGAAGATGTCCGAATGGGTGATCGACTGCATCTTGAGAAACGTCTCGAAGGACAAATCCAAGCGCGAGCGCCTGAAGCGAATATCCGGACACAACGAGACGCCGACGCTGGTGGATTCGTCCTGCGGCGTCATCATTGCGGGCGACGAAAAGAAGATCATCGAGCACCTGCGGAGATTTCACCGTCGCAAGAACACGAAGAGCGGATCAACGAGAAGAGCATGA
- the ndhC gene encoding NADH-quinone oxidoreductase subunit A, producing MTEQLWPFAVYGLAVLAIAAGMIGISAVLGERHREQATDEPYESGIAVTGSAQIRLPVQFYLIAMLFVIFDLEAVYLFAWAVAVPETGWLGFGEMLVFIAVLFIALAYLWRVGALDWGTSLQRVPVRRRKGRDALVAQQAGGRSPIG from the coding sequence GTGACCGAACAGCTCTGGCCCTTCGCCGTCTACGGCCTCGCGGTCCTGGCGATTGCGGCGGGAATGATCGGGATCTCCGCTGTGCTGGGCGAGCGGCATCGCGAGCAGGCGACGGACGAACCCTATGAATCCGGCATCGCCGTCACGGGCTCGGCGCAGATCCGCTTGCCCGTGCAGTTCTACCTGATCGCGATGTTGTTCGTCATCTTCGATCTGGAGGCGGTCTATCTTTTCGCCTGGGCCGTGGCGGTGCCCGAGACCGGCTGGCTCGGGTTTGGAGAAATGCTCGTCTTTATCGCGGTGCTGTTCATCGCGCTGGCCTATTTGTGGCGGGTCGGCGCGCTCGATTGGGGAACCTCCCTCCAACGGGTACCGGTACGGAGGCGCAAAGGTCGCGATGCGTTGGTGGCTCAGCAAGCCGGCGGACGATCACCGATCGGCTGA
- the nuoC gene encoding NADH-quinone oxidoreductase subunit C/D — MSRTTIVDELRGRFGRDAFSVQPTCDALPTVWTSTGRVREMLRYLKDEADRPYKMLYDLTAIDERVRRVRQDQPPGEFTVVYHLLSFERNEDIRLKVPLAGTTPGIATVTDLWPAADWYEREVWDLFGITFGGHPHLRRILMPPTWQGHPLRKDHPARATEMGPFSLPEDKQEAEEEALKFHPEEWGMTRSREASDFMFLNLGPAHTGTHGILRLVLQLDQEEIVDVVPDIGYHHRGAEKMGERQTWHTFIPYTDRIDYLGGVMNELPYVLAVERLAGIKIPDRAQVIRVMMAEFFRIASHLVWYGTFAQDVGQLSPVFYMFTDRERIFHIVEAICGGRMHPEWFRIGGVAQDLPDGWDRLVREFLDYFPPRLAEYDDLVMRNAIFKARTRGVGVYTREEAIEWGVTGPGLRATGFEWDFRKRRPYSGYERFEFDVPIAMHGDCYDRAVVRVEEMRQSLRIIEQCLDHMPEGPYKAEHPLAAPPIKERTMHDIETLITHFLSVSWGPVIPPGEAFVGIEATKGNNGYYLISDGTPWPYRVRIRTPSFPHMQMVPLISRGLLLADLVAILGSVDFVLADVDR; from the coding sequence ATGAGCCGGACCACGATCGTCGATGAACTCCGGGGACGATTCGGCCGGGACGCATTCTCGGTTCAACCGACGTGCGATGCGCTTCCCACTGTCTGGACGTCGACAGGTCGGGTGCGTGAGATGCTCCGGTATCTCAAAGATGAGGCGGATCGACCCTATAAGATGCTGTATGACCTCACCGCGATCGACGAGCGGGTCCGGCGGGTGAGACAGGATCAGCCTCCGGGCGAATTCACGGTGGTCTATCACCTGCTCTCGTTCGAGCGGAACGAAGACATCCGCCTCAAGGTGCCGCTGGCGGGAACGACTCCCGGCATCGCAACCGTCACCGATCTCTGGCCCGCCGCCGACTGGTACGAGCGGGAAGTCTGGGACCTGTTCGGCATCACCTTCGGCGGGCATCCGCATCTCCGCCGGATTCTGATGCCGCCGACCTGGCAAGGCCATCCGCTCAGGAAGGATCATCCTGCCCGCGCGACCGAAATGGGCCCGTTTTCGTTGCCGGAGGACAAGCAGGAAGCAGAAGAAGAGGCGCTGAAGTTTCACCCAGAGGAATGGGGGATGACGCGCTCGCGCGAGGCATCGGACTTCATGTTCCTCAATCTGGGCCCGGCGCACACCGGTACCCATGGAATTCTGCGTCTCGTGCTCCAACTGGACCAGGAGGAGATCGTCGATGTGGTGCCGGACATCGGCTATCACCACCGCGGAGCGGAGAAGATGGGCGAGCGCCAGACCTGGCACACATTCATTCCTTATACAGACCGGATCGATTATCTGGGCGGCGTCATGAACGAGTTGCCCTATGTGCTGGCGGTGGAACGGCTCGCCGGCATCAAGATTCCCGATCGGGCTCAGGTCATCCGGGTCATGATGGCGGAATTCTTCCGCATCGCGAGCCATCTCGTCTGGTACGGAACGTTTGCGCAGGATGTCGGGCAGCTGTCTCCGGTCTTCTACATGTTCACCGATCGGGAGCGCATCTTTCACATCGTGGAGGCGATCTGCGGTGGGCGGATGCATCCGGAATGGTTCCGCATCGGCGGCGTGGCTCAGGATCTTCCGGACGGCTGGGACAGACTGGTCCGTGAATTTCTGGACTATTTTCCGCCTCGCCTCGCGGAATACGACGACCTGGTGATGCGCAATGCGATCTTCAAAGCCCGCACACGGGGTGTGGGCGTCTATACGAGGGAAGAAGCGATCGAATGGGGAGTGACCGGCCCCGGTTTGCGCGCGACCGGATTCGAGTGGGACTTTCGGAAACGGCGGCCCTATTCGGGGTACGAGCGGTTCGAATTCGATGTTCCGATCGCGATGCACGGCGACTGTTACGACCGTGCGGTCGTGCGCGTCGAGGAGATGCGGCAGAGTCTCCGGATCATCGAGCAGTGTCTCGACCACATGCCGGAAGGCCCGTACAAGGCGGAGCATCCGTTGGCCGCGCCCCCGATCAAGGAACGGACGATGCACGACATCGAAACGCTGATCACGCACTTTCTGAGCGTCAGTTGGGGTCCGGTGATTCCGCCCGGCGAGGCGTTCGTCGGGATCGAGGCCACCAAGGGCAACAACGGCTATTACCTGATCAGCGACGGCACGCCCTGGCCCTACCGCGTGCGTATCAGGACGCCGTCCTTTCCCCACATGCAGATGGTCCCATTGATCTCGCGCGGCCTTTTGCTCGCGGACCTTGTGGCCATCCTCGGCAGCGTGGATTTCGTACTCGCGGACGTGGACCGGTGA